A window of Castanea sativa cultivar Marrone di Chiusa Pesio chromosome 1, ASM4071231v1 contains these coding sequences:
- the LOC142624851 gene encoding uncharacterized protein LOC142624851, which translates to MGGGGGGGGGSGSGKVEVVESKGCSKLLIGLSTPMSSMRSLHPFEPMSPASSSLASEPFTARSGAPFAGLVICVTGLSKEARKQVMEATERLGGQYSANLHPQCTHLVVQSFGGRKFEHALKHGSKNGLFVVTFGWFVDSVKRNVRLSESLYSVKNCGENGMRLDELNRLAGFSGTENSCLPVGTLGAKKFDMIEKSRFSGREFNRSTSSTLSGHSLYVDPDISAELRNKVVEAAAREGAKLVEQWFIGSGASHVVCEGTSVQRYLGHASNIITPLWVLKTVKEKYVQRLVHMSADLARQVGMMLEDSQNGIAGKETNGQNVPEDDQSCRNKASLSERQHLVKSAKIGVRNRRDRRMQTCQTPIHPITPTSLLDSICWSISEPTSTASIYTDSFSVDGTSEHPSSVFLDAKGDGKDSEASFTNLTRPLTESEKSELIFKYHFLTILLPIDRFAEMGPSSRTFFSDNGFTCLQVLDHIYAFYQENMSVHEIEAAIHTDSRHADRLRSAYSSRETAECGYVVFKRIDFLGSRKSFEVLKRVSGDNNSNVYELLVRA; encoded by the exons atgggtggtggtggtggtggtggtggtggtagtggtagtgGTAAAGTAGAGGTGGTAGAGAGTAAAGGGTGTTCAAAGCTATTGATTGGTTTGTCAACTCCAATGTCTTCTATGAGAAGTCTACACCCATTTGAGCCAATGTCtcctgcttcttcttctcttgccTCTGAGCCCTTCACTGCTAGATCAGGCGCTCCCTTTGCTGGCCTTGTTATCTGTGTCACTGGTCTCTCTAAAg AAGCAAGGAAACAAGTGATGGAAGCGACAGAGAGATTAGGTGGCCAATACAGTGCTAATTTACATCCTCAGTGTACCCATTTGGTGGTTCAAA GCTTTGGTGGACGTAAGTTTGAGCATGCTTTGAAGCATGGATCAAAAAATGGTCTTTTTGTTGTCACATTTGGGTGGTTTGTGGATAGTGTCAAGAGGAATG TGAGGTTGAGTGAATCACTCTACAGTGTTAAGAACTGTGGAGAAAATGGTATGCGCTTGGATGAGTTGAATCGGCTTGCTGGGTTTTCTGGCACTGAAAATTCTTGTCTGCCTGTTGGTACTCTTGGAGCCAAGAAATTTGACATGATTGAAAAATCAAGGTTTTCTGGAAGAGAGTTTAATAGAAGTACAAGCTCAACCCTTTCTGGTCACTCCTTGTATGTCGATCCAGACATTTCAGCTGAACTGCGTAATAAG GTTGTTGAGGCTGCTGCTAGAGAAGGAGCCAAACTTGTAGAACAATGGTTTATTGGTTCTGGTGCTAGTCATGTGGTTTGTGAAGGGACTTCTGTGCAAAGATATCTTGGCCACGCAAGCAACATCATCACA CCACTGTGGGTTCTGAAAACAGTAAAGGAGAAATATGTACAACGGCTTGTTCACATGTCCGCTGACTTGGCCAGGCAGGTTGGTATGATGCTTGAAGATTCTCAAAATGGCATTGCAGGGAAG GAAACAAATGGGCAAAATGTCCCTGAAGATGATCAGAGTTGTAGAAATAAAGCAAGCCTCAGTGAAAGGCAACACCTTGTGAAATCTGCTAAAATTGGGGTTAGAAATCGCCGTGATCGTCGTATGCAG ACCTGTCAAACCCCAATACATCCAATAACCCCAACCAGCCTTTTGGATTCAATCTGCTGGTCAATATCCGAGCCAACTTCAACTGCTTCTATTTACACAGACTCTTTCAGTGTTGATGGTACTAGTGAACATCCCTCATCTGTGTTCCTAGATGCAAAAGGGGATGGCAAGGATTCAGAAGCTTCATTTACGAACTTAACCCGGCCACTTACAGAAAG TGAGAAATCCGAATTGATATTTAAATACCACTTTCTTACCATACTGCTTCCCATTGACCGATTTGCTGAGATGGGGCCTTCTTCAAGAACGTTTTTCAGCGATAATGGCTTTACATGTTTGCAAGTGTTAGATCATATCTATGCATTTTATCAG GAGAACATGTCTGTTCACGAAATAGAGGCTGCAATTCACACTGATTCGAGGCATGCAGACCGGCTGCGATCAGCGTACTCTAGTAGAGAAACAGCAGAATGTGGTTATGTGGTTTTTAAACGGATTGATTTCTTAGGAAGTCGAAAAAGTTTTGAAGTGTTGAAGCGTGTCAGTGGGGACAACAACAGCAACGTGTACGAGCTGTTGGTCAGGGCATGA
- the LOC142637947 gene encoding uncharacterized protein LOC142637947: MELSSSMLPDGNTAHALAMMSHFSAMKTLEDLNFESWTKWKTDLQIVLGLLDLDVALYKEKPTDAAEYETWEKSNRLSLLMMTAKTDFGIRGLVYDSTGSAKQFFDALEALFMKMEKDGVYSLYRKLASMKFDGEGSVIEHIKEMAGIYSRLRAVNFMGLSDDSYLVSMAVDSLLPPRFSYLQHEYELSKKDWGLRELLFYCAILEMDHDKAEEKNVSDASFEREQSGYTSDNDRRKRAKARCFSCGEIGHKRWNCPN; the protein is encoded by the exons ATGGAACTCAGTTCCTCGATGCTGCCTGACGGCAACACAG CGCACGCCTTAGCAATGATGAGTCATTTTTCTGCCATGAAGACTTTGGAGGATCTGAATTTTGAGAGCTGGACAAAGTGGAAAACTGATTTGCAAATTGTACTTGGTTTATTGGACCTAGATGTTGCCCTTTACAAAGAAAAACCAACCGATGCAGCTGAATATGAAACATGGGAGAAAAGTAATCGCTTAAGCCTTTTGATGATGACAGCCAAGACTGATTTTGGTATTCGTGGTCTTGTGTATGACAGTACTGGCAGTGCCAAACAATTTTTTGATGCTCTTGAGGctttatttatgaaaatggaGAAAGATGGGGTCTATTCACTGTATCGCAAGTTAGCAAGTATGAAGTTTGATGGTGAAGGGAGTGTCATTGAACACATTAAGGAGATGGCCGGTATTTACTCAAGGTTGAGAGCTGTGAATTTTATGGGTTTATCTGATGATTCTTATCTTGTTTCAATGGCTGTGGATTCTCTTCTTCCTCCACGTTTTTCATATCTGCAACATGAATATGAACTTAGTAAAAAGGATTGGGGATTGCGCGAACTCTTATTCTATTGTGCAATACTAGAAATGGATCATGATAAAGCTGAAGAGAAAAATGTTAGTGATGCATCTTTTGAAAGAGAGCAATCAGGATATACAAGTGACAATGACCGTAGGAAAAGGGCTAAAGCTCGATGTTTTTCCTGTGGGGAGATAGGGCACAAGAGGTGGAATTGCCCCAACTGA
- the LOC142621636 gene encoding secreted RxLR effector protein 161-like, with protein sequence MNCTRLDIAYFVSKLSRYTSNPGEDHWKALVRVLKYLKYTLNYGLHYTRYPVVLERYTDANWISDTKDTKSTSGYVFTLCGAAVSWKSSKPTCIARSTINQNLSHWTKLEKKRSGSSFPGGYANVDETCALYLYTL encoded by the coding sequence ATGAACTGCACTAGACTGGACATAGCATATTTTGTCAGCAAGTTGAGTAGATACACTAGTAATCCAGGAGAAGACCACTGGAAGGCAttagttagggttttgaagtaTTTGAAATACACTCTAAACTATGGGTTGCACTACACTCGGTATCCAGTTGTACTAGAAAGGTATACTGATGCTAATTGGATATCCGACACAAAAGACACCAAATCCACGAGTGGATATGTCTTTACGCTTTGTGGTGCAGCGGTATCTTGGAAGTCTTCTAAACCAACATGCATTGCTAGATCCACAATAAATCAGAATTTATCGCATTGGACAAAGCTAGAGAAGAAGCGAAGTGGCTCGTCATTTCCAGGAGGATATGCCAATGTGGATGAAACCTGTGCCCTCTATTTGTAtacattgtga